In Patagioenas fasciata isolate bPatFas1 chromosome 2, bPatFas1.hap1, whole genome shotgun sequence, a single window of DNA contains:
- the LOC136098730 gene encoding serum paraoxonase/arylesterase 2, with the protein MGKLLAVALVGIAAALVAERLMAFRNKLNASREIAPVTLPNCRLIKGIEAGSEDIDILPNGLAFISSGLKYPVLKTPEPDKPGAIFLMDLNEDHPKAVELRISRGFDLASFVPHGISTYVDRDDTVYLFVVNHPHQKSTVELFKFVEEDSALVHVKTIRHDLLTSVNDIVAVGPDSFYATNDHYFSDSILMFLEMLLGLTWSNVVYYSPKEVKEVAAGFYSANGINISPDRKYIYVADVFDHNIHVMEKHANWSLTHVKTLQLDTMVDNLSIDPHTGDVWLGCHPDGMKLLYNDPENPPGSEVLRVQNILSEEPVVTRVYSDDGSVLQGTSVASIYEGKLLIGTVFHRALYCEL; encoded by the exons ATGGGGAAGCTGCTGGCAGTGGCTCTCGTCGGGATCGCGGCAGCCTTGGTGGCCGAGCGGCTGATGGCCTTTCG GAACAAACTCAATGCTTCGCGAGAAATAGCCCCAGTAACCCTCCCGAACTGCCGGCTCATTAAAGGGATCG AAGCTGGCTCAGAAGATATTGACATACTTCCCAATGGACTGGCTTTCATCAGCTCC GGCTTGAAATATCCAGTATTAAAGACCCCTGAACCAGACAAGCCAGGTGCAATATTTTTGATGGATTTGAATGAAGACCATCCCAAAGCAGTGGAACTGAGAATCAGCCGAGGGTTTGATCTGGCATCATTTGTCCCTCATGGAATCAGCACCTACGTAGACAGAG atgacacCGTGTACCTCTTTGTTGTGAATCATCCCCATCAGAAGAGTACAGTAGAATTGTTTAAATTTGTAGAAGAAGACAGTGCTCTAGTACATGTGAAAACCATTCGACATGACCTCCTGACAAG tgTGAATGATATAGTAGCTGTGGGACCAGACAGCTTCTACGCTACCAATGACCACTACTTCTCTGACTCTATCTTGATGTTTCTGGAGATGCTCTTGGGTTTAACTTGGTCAAATGTTGTTTACTACAGTCCAAAAGAAGTTAAAGAAGTAGCAGCTGGGTTTTATTCAGCCAATGGAATTAACATTTCACCTGACAGAAA GTACATCTATGTTGCAGATGTATTTGATCATAATATCCATGTTATGGAGAAACACGCTAATTGGAGTTTAACCCATGTAAAG ACGCTGCAGCTGGACACTATGGTTGACAACTTGTCTATTGACCCTCACACTGGAGACGTCTGGCTAGGATGTCATCCCGATGGGATGAAGCTGCTCTACAACGATCCTGAAAATCCACCTGGCTCTGAG GTCCTGCGCGTCCAGAACATCCTCTCGGAGGAGCCGGTGGTGACGCGTGTCTATTCTGACGACGGCTCCGTGCTGCAGGGAACCTCGGTGGCATCCATCTACGAGGGAAAGCTGCTCATCGGCACAGTCTTCCACAGAGCTCTCTACTGTGAGCTATAG